In a genomic window of Arcticibacter tournemirensis:
- a CDS encoding chemotaxis protein CheB: MEENRAISLLKRTGAAQKHYVVAIGASAGGLEAIHEFFDNMPENASLSFIIIQHLSPDYKSLLVELLSKHTHMKVFEAENEITVQKQCVYVIPNNKLMTIRHGKLLLENKAIEKAPNIAIDNFLYSLAKDKRDKAIAVILSGTGSDGTKGIEAVKACGGLVIVQDPLTAKFDGMLNSAITSGNADFILPPEMMPEEIYNYIKETPVHPLQKGSVDDRLLDEVFSLIYQVKGYDFQYYKTPTIIRRIGKRMGQRDVNKLDEYVNYLRKDKEEVIRLSKDFLIGVTRFFRDEPAFECLYSEVLPALINNKADGDTLKVWICACSTGEEAYSLAILIDQYLTQYNRKLDVKVFATDIDESSIEFAGRNIYPLVIEKDVQKDILRTYFVEEDKGYSVIPRIRKQIVFAKHNVIKDPPFINNDLVSCRNMLIYMNSILQHKVLSTLHFSVRLGGYLFLGSSETVSSIREGLDEINSKWKIYRKTAKVKAAASEFYHNLDGGGGGVSRRLPPLPQREDKKKASDLADEFARSMIDDFGYVCFYIDNNYEIKEAVGNFNRFLTLPEKKLNLNILKMVSPELSVALNTAVRKCWKDEQKVFLKSVRIKGKDSDFFVSISVKPPRYMEGKPYTIIVLGENNYSHSQNREDVQILPAGDHNEYVAELEEELNETRANLQIAIEGLETTNEELQSSNEELLSANEELQSGNEELQSLNEELHTLNAEHQLKIKELIELNDDLNNYFRSTDIGQVFLDADQRIRKFNSAAVKIINLIDSDIGRPISHISTNIRYENLLSDIKYVLSTEHTIEREILLNNDNLCLVKIFPYIRQDRRIDGAIITFVDISTISKLNNIISGVFNSSLSAIMVFKADRDTKGQIDDFTLVTCNNQAEKLFQSSAFQGKRLSSIPLIVQNGYFGKYQQVVEEDVPLHAEIPSVEDSHKWYEAVAVKMMDGFVVTFTDISEKKAADQKLRKNYNELISAREKLKNLNVLLEDKVAERTRELSESEERFRLVSKATNDAIWDWNLVNNSLWWSDSFYSLFGYEETTGGIGFWFDHIHPDDRKVVEDGIYQVINSGEKQWSKEYRFLRSDGQYAIVLDRGFVLHDEYGTPHRMLGSMVDVTQQREAELKEYQALLEIRKSEERFKFLANAMPQKVWTATSDGIADYFNEGWLEYSGKSFGDQQEWNWEEVVHPEDWPENRRLWAKSVETGADFEMERRLRRRDGEYRWHLSRAIALRDESGSIKMWVGTSTDIHEQKTVSEALRASEDYFRQLADESPFMIWRVDNLGRCNYVNRQWVSFTGLSFNDSLKFGWKDAVHPDESEREYKKFKNAFQQRMRYQSKFRLKSITGEYRWVLAESNPIAGKEFGGYVGSLTDITDQELAQQATKLLLQKKDEFMSIASHELKTPITSMKASLQIAERLASKNGGATQIQSFIEKANKQVNKLTSLVDDLLDVTKIQSGKLQFHNAIFNIGEVIQDCLDQINNINIKHTVILEGNTDILIKADKHRLEQVIINFLSNAIKYSPDADTIILKVDRTDELLKVSVTDFGIGIPDDKKDLVFDRFFRVQESSQKFSGLGLGLFISAEIIRRHGGKVGVFSREGEGSTFWFSMPLEYQPSPGDYAL, translated from the coding sequence ATGGAAGAAAACCGGGCAATAAGTCTGTTAAAGAGGACGGGAGCCGCGCAGAAACATTACGTCGTGGCTATCGGAGCGTCTGCTGGTGGATTAGAAGCGATCCACGAGTTTTTCGACAATATGCCCGAAAACGCCAGTCTCTCGTTTATCATCATTCAGCATCTTTCTCCGGATTATAAAAGTTTGTTAGTTGAGCTTTTATCTAAGCACACGCATATGAAAGTTTTTGAAGCGGAAAATGAAATTACCGTCCAGAAGCAGTGCGTCTATGTTATTCCGAACAATAAATTAATGACTATCAGGCATGGGAAACTTCTCCTTGAGAATAAGGCTATCGAGAAAGCTCCTAATATTGCTATTGATAATTTTCTCTATTCGCTGGCGAAAGATAAAAGAGATAAGGCCATTGCTGTTATATTATCGGGTACCGGCAGCGATGGAACAAAGGGTATTGAAGCAGTGAAGGCCTGTGGCGGTTTAGTGATTGTCCAGGATCCGCTGACGGCGAAATTCGATGGAATGTTAAACAGCGCAATCACTTCGGGAAACGCTGATTTTATTCTTCCTCCCGAGATGATGCCCGAAGAGATCTACAACTATATAAAAGAAACACCTGTACATCCGCTTCAAAAGGGATCGGTAGACGATCGTCTTCTGGACGAGGTGTTTTCTCTGATATACCAGGTAAAGGGGTATGATTTTCAATACTATAAAACGCCTACAATAATCAGGCGTATCGGAAAGAGGATGGGGCAACGGGATGTTAATAAGCTGGATGAATATGTTAATTATCTCCGGAAAGATAAGGAAGAAGTGATCCGCTTAAGCAAGGACTTTTTAATTGGAGTGACCCGTTTCTTTAGAGATGAGCCGGCTTTTGAATGCCTTTATTCAGAAGTGCTGCCTGCCCTGATCAATAATAAAGCTGATGGCGACACTCTGAAAGTTTGGATATGTGCCTGCAGTACCGGCGAGGAAGCATATTCCCTGGCTATTCTTATAGACCAGTATCTTACTCAATATAACCGAAAGTTAGATGTTAAAGTTTTTGCGACAGATATTGATGAAAGCAGCATTGAGTTCGCGGGACGGAATATTTATCCTTTGGTGATAGAGAAGGACGTGCAGAAGGATATACTGAGAACTTACTTTGTAGAAGAGGATAAAGGCTATTCTGTAATTCCACGTATACGCAAGCAAATTGTGTTTGCGAAGCATAATGTTATTAAAGATCCTCCATTCATTAATAACGATCTTGTAAGCTGCCGCAACATGCTAATTTATATGAATAGCATATTGCAGCATAAGGTATTGTCGACTTTGCATTTTTCAGTGAGGCTGGGGGGCTATCTCTTTCTTGGATCCAGCGAGACTGTCTCATCAATAAGAGAAGGACTAGATGAAATTAATAGTAAATGGAAGATCTACCGAAAGACAGCAAAGGTAAAAGCAGCCGCCAGCGAGTTTTATCATAATCTGGATGGCGGTGGGGGCGGGGTGTCACGAAGGCTCCCTCCATTACCCCAGCGCGAGGACAAAAAGAAAGCCAGTGACCTTGCTGACGAGTTTGCAAGATCAATGATCGACGATTTTGGGTATGTATGCTTTTATATTGATAACAACTATGAAATAAAAGAGGCTGTTGGAAACTTCAACCGGTTTCTAACGCTGCCGGAGAAGAAACTTAATCTGAACATTTTAAAGATGGTTTCTCCCGAACTATCCGTAGCATTGAATACGGCGGTACGTAAATGCTGGAAAGATGAGCAGAAAGTTTTTCTCAAAAGCGTTAGAATTAAGGGCAAGGACTCCGATTTTTTTGTCAGTATTTCGGTAAAGCCTCCCCGGTATATGGAGGGTAAACCATATACGATCATTGTTCTTGGAGAAAATAATTACAGCCATTCTCAGAACAGGGAAGACGTACAGATATTACCAGCTGGTGATCATAACGAATATGTCGCCGAACTTGAAGAGGAGCTTAATGAAACGCGGGCCAATCTTCAGATAGCCATTGAAGGGCTTGAGACAACCAACGAGGAACTGCAGTCGAGTAATGAAGAGCTTCTGTCTGCAAATGAAGAGCTGCAATCAGGTAATGAAGAACTCCAGTCGCTTAACGAGGAACTACATACCTTAAACGCTGAACATCAGCTTAAGATAAAAGAACTAATAGAGCTTAACGACGACCTGAATAATTATTTTCGCAGCACCGATATCGGGCAGGTTTTCCTGGATGCCGATCAGCGCATACGTAAATTTAACTCCGCGGCGGTTAAAATAATAAATCTTATAGATTCAGATATTGGCCGCCCCATATCCCATATTTCGACGAATATTCGTTATGAGAATCTCTTGTCTGATATAAAATATGTCCTCAGTACAGAACACACAATAGAGAGGGAGATCCTGCTTAATAACGATAATCTTTGCCTCGTTAAGATTTTTCCCTATATCCGGCAAGACAGGCGCATTGACGGAGCAATCATAACCTTTGTTGATATTTCGACCATTTCTAAGCTTAATAATATCATAAGTGGTGTTTTTAATTCCAGCCTCAGCGCCATAATGGTATTTAAGGCAGATCGCGATACCAAGGGGCAGATCGATGATTTTACGCTTGTAACCTGTAATAATCAGGCGGAAAAGCTGTTCCAGTCCTCTGCTTTTCAGGGAAAGCGTTTAAGTAGTATTCCATTGATTGTTCAAAATGGATACTTCGGAAAGTATCAGCAGGTTGTAGAAGAGGACGTGCCGCTGCATGCCGAGATTCCCTCTGTGGAAGATAGCCATAAGTGGTATGAAGCTGTGGCCGTAAAAATGATGGACGGTTTTGTAGTTACATTCACCGACATTTCGGAAAAGAAGGCAGCCGACCAAAAGCTTCGGAAAAATTATAATGAGTTAATATCTGCGCGTGAGAAACTAAAGAACTTGAATGTTCTCCTTGAAGATAAGGTTGCAGAACGGACCCGTGAACTATCGGAAAGTGAAGAGCGCTTTCGGTTGGTTTCTAAAGCCACCAACGATGCAATATGGGACTGGAACCTGGTAAATAATTCATTGTGGTGGAGCGATAGCTTTTATTCTCTCTTCGGATATGAAGAGACTACGGGAGGAATTGGTTTTTGGTTTGACCACATTCATCCCGACGATAGGAAAGTGGTTGAGGATGGAATTTATCAGGTAATAAACAGTGGTGAGAAGCAATGGAGTAAGGAATATCGCTTTCTAAGGTCGGATGGACAGTATGCGATTGTACTTGACAGGGGATTTGTATTGCATGACGAATACGGAACGCCTCATCGTATGCTGGGATCGATGGTTGATGTCACCCAGCAGCGCGAAGCTGAATTGAAGGAGTACCAGGCCCTGCTGGAAATACGCAAGAGCGAAGAGCGATTTAAATTTCTCGCCAATGCCATGCCCCAGAAAGTTTGGACCGCTACTTCTGATGGAATAGCAGATTACTTTAACGAGGGCTGGCTGGAGTATAGTGGTAAATCGTTCGGGGATCAGCAGGAATGGAATTGGGAAGAGGTGGTGCATCCGGAAGACTGGCCTGAAAACCGCAGGTTATGGGCTAAATCGGTGGAAACTGGTGCCGATTTTGAAATGGAGCGTCGCCTGCGAAGGCGCGACGGAGAATACAGGTGGCATCTTAGCAGGGCCATAGCCCTCAGAGACGAGTCAGGCAGCATCAAAATGTGGGTAGGCACCAGTACAGATATCCACGAACAAAAAACGGTATCTGAGGCCCTTCGTGCCAGTGAGGACTATTTTAGACAACTGGCGGATGAATCGCCGTTTATGATTTGGAGAGTTGATAATCTGGGCCGCTGTAATTATGTGAACAGGCAGTGGGTCAGCTTTACGGGCTTGAGTTTTAACGACAGTTTGAAGTTTGGCTGGAAGGATGCCGTTCATCCGGACGAGTCGGAGCGTGAGTACAAGAAATTTAAAAATGCCTTTCAGCAAAGGATGAGATATCAATCCAAATTCAGGCTTAAAAGTATAACGGGCGAATACCGGTGGGTGCTTGCAGAAAGCAACCCAATAGCAGGTAAAGAATTCGGAGGGTATGTGGGCAGTTTAACAGATATAACAGATCAGGAACTTGCCCAACAGGCCACAAAGCTCTTGTTGCAAAAGAAAGATGAATTTATGAGTATTGCTAGTCACGAGCTTAAAACACCGATTACCAGTATGAAAGCATCGCTGCAAATTGCTGAACGACTCGCGTCAAAAAATGGCGGCGCTACACAGATTCAGTCGTTTATTGAGAAGGCAAATAAACAGGTAAACAAACTTACATCCCTGGTAGACGATTTATTGGATGTTACAAAAATACAGAGTGGAAAGCTCCAGTTTCATAATGCCATCTTCAATATTGGTGAAGTAATACAAGACTGTCTCGATCAGATCAACAATATCAATATAAAGCATACTGTCATCCTGGAGGGTAACACGGATATCCTCATAAAGGCCGACAAGCATCGTTTGGAACAGGTAATCATTAATTTTCTATCCAACGCAATAAAGTATTCACCCGACGCCGACACGATAATACTGAAAGTAGATAGGACAGATGAACTGCTGAAAGTCTCTGTTACCGATTTCGGAATAGGTATTCCTGATGACAAAAAGGATCTGGTTTTTGATCGGTTTTTTAGGGTTCAGGAGTCCTCTCAAAAGTTTTCAGGACTCGGATTGGGTTTATTTATTTCAGCTGAGATAATTCGCAGACACGGAGGCAAAGTAGGCGTGTTCTCGCGCGAGGGAGAGGGGTCAACATTTTGGTTTTCAATGCCTTTGGAGTATCAGCCATCTCCGGGAGACTATGCTCTCTGA
- a CDS encoding GAF domain-containing protein — translation MNKKNFDSDFCGSLPLHQINMIQSYGYLLVLEREDLKIIQASENANEILGLAVQQLVRTSFRDYITKEEADNLYFKFQTDIIEKVPLPLTIKTEGYTGRFVAIAHVKNGYLILEIEKAGEENSFLNVFQELKYVMAEINRSESASQASSVVVHQLKKLSGFDRILMYKFDEDWNGTVIAEVKEDDMDAYLGLKFPASDVPRQARNLYLKNPYRLIPSRDYTPVKLYPVINPVSQAFIDLSDCNLRAVAGVHLEYMKNMKISASMSIRVIRNDKLWGLISCHHRSPKYLSYEVCSVFELLSSVISNKIASIENKEFFQYTSALQEKKSRLIGNTYSYLNLSEGLLNQDINVADLFNAKGAVLTFKGTTSRIGDVPDEEDLKNLIYWLQSKGDEEVYSSRNLPGEYEQAASYQEKVSGILSIPIDAEKGEYLIVFRPEVITTVTWGGNPEEAVRFEADRQKYHPRNSFSAWQEIVSQTSLPWTEQELEVAESLRSFIFEFTTKHLKN, via the coding sequence ATGAACAAAAAGAACTTTGATTCTGATTTTTGCGGAAGTTTACCTCTGCATCAGATCAATATGATACAGTCCTACGGATATCTGCTCGTTTTGGAGCGTGAAGATTTAAAGATAATCCAGGCCAGCGAAAATGCTAACGAAATATTAGGATTGGCAGTTCAGCAACTTGTGCGAACCTCGTTCAGAGATTATATAACGAAGGAAGAGGCTGACAATCTTTATTTTAAGTTTCAAACAGATATTATTGAAAAAGTGCCCTTGCCGTTGACAATAAAAACGGAGGGGTATACGGGGCGCTTTGTTGCGATAGCTCATGTCAAAAACGGATATCTTATTTTAGAGATAGAGAAAGCGGGAGAGGAGAATTCATTTTTGAATGTATTTCAGGAGCTGAAGTATGTGATGGCTGAGATTAACCGCAGCGAATCTGCTTCCCAGGCTAGTTCAGTTGTAGTACATCAGTTGAAAAAGCTTTCGGGCTTTGACAGGATATTGATGTACAAATTTGATGAAGACTGGAACGGAACCGTAATAGCCGAAGTAAAAGAAGACGACATGGACGCTTATCTGGGACTGAAATTTCCGGCCTCAGATGTTCCCAGGCAAGCCAGGAATTTGTATCTTAAAAATCCTTATCGTCTCATTCCTTCACGTGATTATACTCCAGTGAAGCTCTATCCTGTCATAAATCCTGTTTCACAGGCATTTATTGATCTTTCAGACTGTAATCTACGTGCGGTTGCGGGTGTACATCTTGAGTACATGAAGAATATGAAGATCAGTGCTTCAATGTCAATCAGGGTTATCAGGAACGATAAGTTGTGGGGTTTGATTTCCTGCCATCACCGCAGTCCAAAATACCTCAGTTACGAAGTGTGCTCTGTATTTGAGCTGCTGTCGTCTGTTATTTCCAATAAAATAGCATCTATAGAGAACAAAGAATTTTTCCAGTATACAAGCGCTCTTCAGGAAAAGAAAAGCAGGCTCATTGGGAATACATACTCTTATTTGAATTTAAGCGAAGGGTTACTGAACCAGGATATAAATGTTGCGGATCTTTTCAATGCCAAAGGTGCGGTGCTGACATTTAAGGGAACAACATCGCGTATAGGAGATGTCCCGGATGAAGAGGATCTGAAAAACTTAATTTACTGGCTTCAGAGTAAAGGTGATGAAGAAGTGTATAGCAGCAGGAACTTGCCGGGCGAATACGAACAGGCAGCGAGCTACCAGGAGAAAGTCAGCGGTATACTATCCATTCCGATAGATGCTGAGAAAGGGGAATATCTTATTGTATTCAGGCCTGAAGTGATCACAACTGTAACCTGGGGCGGAAACCCCGAAGAAGCTGTTCGTTTCGAGGCCGACAGGCAAAAGTACCATCCCAGAAATTCATTTTCGGCCTGGCAGGAGATTGTTAGCCAGACTTCATTGCCATGGACAGAACAAGAACTGGAGGTTGCAGAAAGTTTAAGAAGTTTTATATTTGAGTTTACTACTAAACACCTGAAAAATTGA
- a CDS encoding biliverdin-producing heme oxygenase codes for MLSALLKDQTRQPHQSLEKLLIGRLKDIRSKADYGSVLRLFYGFIAPLERKISRINIESILSDCFERRKALSLLNDMEVLQSGTYELEQCYLLPDIRNTSDALGALYVLEGSTLGGQLISKMIKGRLEVPDTTLTYFNSYGDNTPVMWSRFRQVLDNTPAVDHKEVIKSATDTFETFKNWIARHEQKEL; via the coding sequence ATGCTTAGCGCTCTTTTAAAAGATCAAACCAGGCAACCGCATCAGTCGCTCGAGAAATTGCTGATAGGAAGACTCAAGGATATTAGAAGTAAAGCAGATTATGGGTCTGTTTTACGACTTTTTTACGGATTTATAGCTCCTCTTGAACGTAAGATATCAAGAATAAACATAGAAAGCATTTTATCCGATTGCTTTGAGAGGAGGAAAGCTTTATCGCTTTTAAACGACATGGAGGTATTGCAGTCAGGTACTTATGAGCTGGAGCAATGTTACCTCCTCCCGGATATTAGAAACACCTCGGATGCATTAGGCGCACTCTATGTACTCGAAGGGTCTACTTTAGGGGGGCAGTTGATTAGCAAGATGATAAAGGGAAGGCTTGAAGTGCCGGATACTACACTTACTTATTTTAACAGTTACGGCGATAATACTCCTGTTATGTGGAGCAGGTTCAGACAAGTTTTAGATAACACTCCCGCAGTTGATCATAAAGAGGTTATAAAGAGTGCAACCGACACATTTGAAACATTTAAAAACTGGATTGCCAGGCATGAACAAAAAGAACTTTGA
- a CDS encoding alpha/beta hydrolase: MKYFYRFFILSSIILLFQPALAARVDTVETFSTAMNKKIKAVMIFPEDYSVGKEFPVVYLLHGHGNDYRAWSKVPFLTEAADKYHMILVCPDGGYSSWYFDSPENSKWKYETYVSDELVKWVDKNYKTRKSREGRAITGLSMGGHGALYLAFRHQDVFGAAGSMSGGVDFRPFPNNWDIAARLGRYSEYPERWEQNTVINMLHLLTPGSLSLIIDCGTEDFFYKVNENLHSKLIDRNIPHDYITRQGAHNWSYWNNSVKYQLLFMNEFFSRK, translated from the coding sequence ATGAAGTATTTTTATCGTTTCTTTATTCTTTCCAGCATCATCTTGTTGTTTCAACCGGCTTTAGCAGCCCGTGTTGATACCGTTGAGACTTTCAGCACAGCGATGAATAAAAAAATTAAGGCTGTAATGATTTTTCCTGAAGACTATTCAGTTGGAAAGGAGTTTCCGGTAGTTTACCTTTTGCATGGTCACGGTAACGATTACAGAGCTTGGTCGAAGGTTCCATTCCTTACTGAAGCTGCCGATAAGTATCACATGATCTTAGTATGTCCGGACGGGGGCTATTCAAGCTGGTATTTTGACAGTCCAGAGAACTCAAAATGGAAGTATGAAACGTATGTTTCGGATGAACTTGTGAAATGGGTAGATAAGAATTATAAGACCAGGAAAAGCAGAGAAGGCAGGGCCATTACGGGCTTAAGCATGGGCGGACATGGTGCTTTGTATCTCGCGTTCAGACATCAGGATGTTTTTGGTGCTGCGGGCAGTATGAGCGGCGGTGTCGACTTTCGTCCCTTTCCGAATAATTGGGACATAGCCGCCAGGCTGGGAAGATATTCGGAATATCCCGAAAGGTGGGAACAGAACACAGTGATCAATATGCTACATCTCTTAACGCCGGGTTCCCTCTCGCTGATAATAGATTGTGGCACAGAAGACTTTTTCTACAAAGTCAATGAGAATCTCCATAGCAAGTTGATTGATAGAAATATTCCTCACGATTATATTACCAGGCAAGGGGCGCACAACTGGAGCTATTGGAATAATTCTGTAAAGTATCAGCTCCTTTTCATGAACGAGTTTTTTTCAAGAAAGTAA
- a CDS encoding carbohydrate-binding family 9-like protein, which produces MKSLSVPFVSGADKDTPVEEVSFILNGLGRSAIETVSWPVHSYKPDTSFVLAYATDCFFLKYYVKEDALQAAEHHLNEPVYKDSCVEFFIAFGRDREYYNLEFNCLGSCLIAYGPERNGRKSLPGNLADNIRSGTWIGSGNTVDGIYWELTLVIPFEVFIHHKGLTLNEMECRANFYKCGDDLPVPHFLSWNKIDTEAPDFHRPEFFGNLYFE; this is translated from the coding sequence ATGAAATCGCTTTCAGTCCCCTTTGTTTCAGGTGCAGACAAGGATACACCGGTTGAGGAAGTCTCATTTATACTAAATGGCCTGGGCAGAAGTGCTATTGAAACCGTATCCTGGCCTGTCCATTCATATAAACCGGATACTTCCTTTGTTTTGGCTTACGCAACAGATTGCTTCTTTTTAAAGTACTATGTTAAAGAAGATGCGTTACAGGCTGCGGAGCATCATCTCAATGAACCGGTGTATAAAGATAGTTGCGTGGAGTTCTTTATCGCTTTTGGCAGAGATAGAGAATATTATAACCTCGAATTCAATTGCCTTGGGTCGTGTTTAATAGCGTATGGACCCGAACGTAACGGAAGAAAATCATTGCCGGGAAATTTAGCAGATAACATTCGGTCGGGGACATGGATCGGTTCGGGCAATACAGTGGATGGTATTTATTGGGAGTTAACATTAGTAATTCCGTTTGAGGTATTTATACATCACAAGGGTCTGACGCTAAACGAGATGGAATGTAGGGCTAATTTCTATAAATGCGGTGATGATCTGCCCGTTCCACACTTTCTATCCTGGAACAAAATAGATACAGAAGCTCCGGATTTTCATAGACCTGAGTTTTTCGGAAACCTGTATTTTGAATAA
- a CDS encoding phosphotransferase enzyme family protein: MESQYNKEDVEGILSHFFIRGKVASITPFGSGHINSTFYVKNTDSNEPDYLLQKINHSVFKDVPGLIGNILLVTSHLKEKLKDVPGADPDKEVLTLVETKSGGFFTKDANGNYWRVYYFIKDTKSYDQVETPKQAFETGKAFGRFQKLLSDLDAEQLCHTIPNFHNIEMRLQQLHDAIDADPKGRVKEVEFIIDFINERAWQMGAVLRAGREGKLPLRIIHYDTKLNNVLLNKNDEVQCVIDLDTVMPGYVAYDFGDAIRTIINTSAEDEKQLDKINLNIPLFKAYTEGYFAEASGFLTENEIESLSHGMVLLPYMQTVRFLTDYIQGDTYYKIHFPGHNLQRSVAQMQLLNRIENEYDVLKGIIKDVAY; the protein is encoded by the coding sequence ATGGAAAGTCAATATAATAAGGAGGACGTGGAAGGCATATTGTCTCACTTTTTTATAAGAGGCAAAGTTGCGTCTATTACTCCTTTTGGTTCTGGCCATATCAATTCGACGTTTTACGTAAAAAACACAGACTCTAACGAGCCTGATTACCTGCTTCAAAAGATCAACCATAGCGTCTTTAAAGACGTACCGGGCTTAATCGGGAATATCTTACTTGTTACTTCACACTTAAAAGAAAAGCTGAAGGATGTACCGGGCGCTGATCCTGATAAAGAGGTTCTTACCCTTGTGGAAACCAAAAGTGGCGGTTTCTTTACAAAAGATGCGAATGGCAATTACTGGCGGGTTTATTATTTTATAAAAGACACCAAAAGTTATGATCAGGTAGAAACCCCGAAACAAGCGTTTGAAACAGGAAAGGCATTTGGCAGGTTTCAGAAATTGTTGTCGGATCTGGATGCAGAGCAACTTTGCCATACAATCCCTAACTTTCATAATATAGAAATGAGGTTGCAGCAACTCCATGATGCAATTGATGCCGATCCGAAAGGACGGGTGAAAGAGGTTGAGTTTATAATCGATTTTATCAATGAAAGGGCATGGCAAATGGGCGCTGTGCTTCGCGCAGGAAGGGAGGGGAAGTTGCCTTTGCGTATCATTCACTACGATACCAAGCTGAATAACGTCCTATTGAATAAAAATGACGAAGTGCAGTGTGTAATCGATCTCGACACGGTAATGCCGGGCTATGTGGCATATGACTTTGGAGATGCTATCCGGACAATCATTAACACATCTGCCGAAGATGAAAAGCAGCTTGATAAGATAAATCTAAATATTCCGCTCTTCAAGGCTTATACGGAAGGTTATTTTGCCGAAGCTTCGGGTTTTCTTACAGAAAATGAGATCGAATCCTTATCGCACGGCATGGTGCTGTTGCCCTACATGCAAACCGTTCGCTTTTTAACCGACTATATTCAGGGGGATACTTACTATAAAATTCATTTTCCCGGTCATAACCTTCAACGGTCCGTGGCGCAAATGCAGCTCCTCAATAGAATAGAAAACGAGTATGATGTGTTAAAGGGAATAATTAAGGATGTAGCATATTAA
- a CDS encoding sugar MFS transporter: MEKSAVLPDNIPVKRSGLSPIVIIGALFFIFGFITWVNGTLIPYLKIACELTSDTESYLVATSFFIAYTVMALPSSWLLKRTGYKKGMAIGLFTMAVGAMVFIPAAEARSFNMFLAGLFIIGTGLALLQTASNPYAAILGPHESAARRISIMGICNKVAGIFAGLIFGYIALKDADSFEHNLLSMSADAKEAALDELASRVVVPYIIISVMLVILAIVVLRSSLPDINDDDRGEQESADPLHRKTSVFQFRHLLLGVLTLFLYVGVEVMAGDTIISYGKAIGIPLSTARFFTQATLGFMLLGYIIGIAAIPKFISQEKALQICAISGVIFTVMAVLNTGYVSILFIALLGLSNSLMWPAIFPLAIKGLGRFTKTASALLIMAIAGGAILPLLYGGISERLALSFDKATASTQAYWIMVPCYLFIWYFAVKGHKIKSDKHSY; encoded by the coding sequence ATGGAAAAATCTGCCGTATTGCCTGATAATATACCGGTAAAAAGATCCGGTTTAAGCCCTATCGTGATCATCGGGGCGCTGTTCTTCATTTTTGGGTTCATTACCTGGGTTAACGGGACGCTAATCCCTTACCTTAAGATTGCCTGCGAGCTAACCTCGGATACAGAATCATACCTGGTTGCAACATCATTCTTTATCGCCTACACGGTTATGGCTCTTCCTTCTTCATGGTTGTTGAAGAGAACGGGCTATAAAAAAGGAATGGCAATAGGCCTGTTTACAATGGCCGTGGGAGCGATGGTTTTTATCCCTGCTGCTGAGGCGCGGAGCTTTAATATGTTTCTTGCCGGACTGTTTATTATCGGTACCGGACTGGCCTTACTTCAAACAGCCTCGAATCCATATGCCGCGATTTTAGGCCCTCACGAGAGTGCTGCCAGGCGAATCAGTATCATGGGTATTTGTAACAAGGTTGCAGGAATATTTGCCGGATTGATTTTCGGATATATAGCTTTAAAAGATGCTGATTCCTTTGAACACAATCTTCTCTCCATGTCGGCGGATGCAAAAGAAGCTGCACTGGATGAGCTCGCGTCGCGTGTTGTAGTCCCCTATATCATCATTTCTGTGATGCTGGTAATACTGGCGATAGTAGTATTGAGATCCTCCCTTCCGGACATAAATGATGATGATCGGGGAGAGCAGGAAAGTGCTGATCCTCTGCACAGGAAAACCAGTGTGTTTCAGTTCAGGCATTTGCTTTTAGGGGTCTTAACGCTCTTTCTGTACGTAGGAGTAGAAGTCATGGCGGGCGACACTATAATAAGTTATGGAAAAGCCATAGGCATTCCTTTGTCGACTGCACGTTTTTTCACTCAGGCAACCCTGGGCTTTATGCTTCTAGGCTATATTATCGGAATTGCTGCTATCCCCAAGTTTATCTCTCAGGAAAAGGCTCTGCAAATATGTGCCATTTCGGGAGTAATATTTACGGTAATGGCTGTATTGAACACAGGATATGTGTCTATACTGTTCATAGCACTTTTAGGCTTATCAAATTCGCTTATGTGGCCGGCGATATTTCCCCTGGCTATCAAGGGTCTTGGAAGATTTACAAAAACTGCCTCCGCCCTGCTTATTATGGCGATTGCAGGAGGGGCCATATTACCTTTGTTATATGGCGGTATATCAGAGAGATTAGCTCTCTCTTTTGATAAAGCAACTGCTTCTACGCAGGCATACTGGATTATGGTACCCTGCTATCTCTTTATATGGTACTTCGCCGTTAAGGGACATAAAATAAAATCCGATAAACATTCCTATTAA